The following are from one region of the Bacillus methanolicus MGA3 genome:
- the trpD gene encoding anthranilate phosphoribosyltransferase has product MKAFLQKLTEGESLTEYEMKEAVSFLFSEEVTDSEIAAFLIGLKTKGETVNEIAGLVKALREHSLPFRKKIPNVMDNCGTGGDGSKSFNISTTSAFVLAGAGIPVAKHGNRSISSKTGSADVLEHLGVNIHLPPERTEELMEEIGIAFLFAPNVHPRIKRIMKVRRDLRIPTIFNLIGPLTNPIDLEYQLLGIYRRDLIGMFAEVLNALGRKRAVVLNGAGFMDEASLQGENHLVVLEEGSIRKMTIHPEDVGLSVYKNEAIRGGDAKENAEILTNILKGEKGAKRDTVLLNAGIGIFAAGKAKSIEEGIQLAKESIDSGAAYEKLQQLIEKSKAIQIEVI; this is encoded by the coding sequence ATGAAAGCATTTCTTCAAAAATTAACTGAAGGAGAATCATTAACAGAATATGAGATGAAGGAAGCTGTCAGCTTTCTATTTTCCGAAGAAGTTACTGACAGTGAAATTGCCGCTTTCTTGATCGGATTAAAAACAAAAGGAGAAACCGTAAACGAAATTGCCGGATTAGTAAAGGCTCTCAGGGAACATTCTCTTCCATTTAGAAAGAAAATTCCCAATGTTATGGATAATTGCGGAACGGGCGGTGACGGTTCGAAAAGTTTTAATATTAGCACAACTTCTGCATTTGTATTGGCCGGTGCGGGGATTCCGGTCGCCAAACATGGAAACCGGAGCATTTCAAGCAAGACAGGAAGTGCAGATGTTCTTGAACATTTAGGGGTGAATATACATTTGCCGCCTGAACGAACAGAGGAATTAATGGAAGAAATCGGTATTGCCTTTTTGTTTGCCCCAAATGTTCACCCTCGGATCAAGCGAATAATGAAAGTAAGACGAGACTTGAGAATTCCAACAATTTTTAACTTGATAGGTCCCTTGACAAATCCAATCGATCTTGAATACCAATTGCTCGGTATTTATCGCCGCGATTTGATCGGGATGTTTGCTGAAGTTTTAAACGCATTAGGAAGAAAACGTGCTGTCGTTTTGAACGGTGCTGGATTTATGGATGAAGCGTCTCTTCAAGGAGAAAACCATTTAGTTGTGCTTGAAGAAGGGTCAATTCGGAAAATGACTATCCATCCTGAAGATGTCGGTCTGTCTGTTTATAAAAATGAAGCAATCCGCGGCGGAGACGCGAAGGAAAACGCCGAAATTTTAACAAATATATTGAAAGGCGAAAAAGGGGCTAAGCGTGATACCGTTCTTCTTAACGCCGGAATTGGCATTTTTGCCGCCGGAAAAGCGAAATCCATTGAGGAAGGAATTCAGCTGGCAAAAGAAAGCATTGATTCAGGTGCGGCGTATGAGAAGCTCCAGCAGCTTATTGAAAAAAGCAAGGCAATTCAAATAGAGGTGATCTAA